The following coding sequences are from one Alosa alosa isolate M-15738 ecotype Scorff River chromosome 3, AALO_Geno_1.1, whole genome shotgun sequence window:
- the LOC125292698 gene encoding gamma-crystallin M3-like, giving the protein MTMGKIIFYEDRNFQGRSYECMSDCPDMHSYLSRCHSCRVESGCFMVYDRPNFMGNQYFMKRGEYSDYMRMMGMSDCIRSCRMIPMHRGQFRMRIYERENFGGQMMELMDDCDSIMDRYRMSDCQSCHVMDGHWLMYEQPHFRGRMMYMRPGEYRSFREMGMNNMRFMSMRRIMDSCM; this is encoded by the exons ATGACCATGGGCAAG ATTATCTTCTACGAGGACAGGAACTTCCAGGGTCGTTCCTATGAGTGCATGAGCGACTGCCCTGACATGCACTCCTACCTCAGCCGCTGCCACTCCTGCAGGGTGGAGAGCGGTTGCTTCATGGTCTACGACCGTCCCAACTTCATGGGTAACCAGTACTTCATGAAGAGGGGCGAGTACTCTGACTACATGCGCATGATGGGCATGAGCGACTGCATCAGATCTTGCCGCATGATCCCCATG CACAGAGGACAGTTCAGAATGAGGATCTATGAGAGGGAGAACTTCGGTGGACAGATGATGGAGCTGATGGACGACTGTGACTCCATCATGGACCGCTACCGTATGTCTGACTGCCAGTCCTGCCATGTTATGGATGGCCACTGGCTCATGTATGAGCAGCCCCACTTCAGAGGCAGAATGATGTACATGAGGCCTGGCGAGTACAGAAGCTTCAGGGAGATGGGAATGAACAACATGAGGTTCATGAGCATGAGGCGCATCATGGATTCATGCATGTAA